One Chanodichthys erythropterus isolate Z2021 chromosome 10, ASM2448905v1, whole genome shotgun sequence DNA segment encodes these proteins:
- the LOC137029641 gene encoding leucine-rich repeats and immunoglobulin-like domains protein 2 isoform X3 translates to MLGCYIHVWLFLFAVFAEDVPEVKVETGLYSRVELTGNKLHQDTVDSVQWTKLKLNKTRVCLNFVNNGTSSSKCYSDCCGKTHFYLNNNTLILENVTAQDEGVFKETIVRRNGTKKIQTFKLIIQYPPTATEIVLSWTSSTSVTLKCEVSGSFLHLMWKRERVPILEKHRYSFSERNQTLHISNITSSDYGTYSCVVSNAYDKSEQHIYITDENSTVNQGNGTSGQTQSGQKLLSSGLTLMGVVGLCIMFYGLYKYHHRQRAENGRTTDEDYTIVIYQRMEKKLGFCRENQCDANCWMTYKVTSQLHRSISTNCAVPCILK, encoded by the exons ATGCTTGGATGTTACATTCATGTCTGGCTGTTTCTGTTTGCTGTATTTG CTGAAGACGTTCCTGAAGTTAAAGTGGAGACGGGCTTATATAGTCGTGTTGAACTCACTGGAAATAAACTTCATCAAGATACAGTTGATTCAGTGCAATGGAccaaactaaaactaaataaaacacGAGTATGTCTGAACTTTGTAAACAATGGTACCAGTAGTTCCAAATGCTACAGTGACTGCTGTGGAAAGACTCATTTCTATTTGAACAATAACACCCTCATTCTGGAGAACGTGACAGCACAGGATGAAGGAGTCTTCAAGGAAACTATAGTTAGAAGAAACGGAACTAAAAAAATCCAAacctttaaattaattattcaaT ACCCACCAACTGCAACAGAAATAGTGCTCTCATGGACCTCCAGCACATCTGTGACTCTCAAATGTGAAGTGAGCGGGTCATTTCTGCATCTGATGTGGAAGAGAGAAAGAGTCCCCATTCTAGAGAAACACAGATACTCATTCAGTGAGAGGAATCAAACTCTACACATCAGCAACATAACCAGCTCAGATTACGGGACGTACAGCtgtgttgtttcaaatgcataTGACAAATCAGAACAGCACATATATATTACTG ATGAGAACTCAACTGTTAACCAAGGAAATGGTACTAGTGGTCAAACTCAGTCTGGTCAGAAACTGCTTTCAAGTGGACTTACACTCATGGGTGTTGTTGGATTGTGCATCATGTTCTACGGCCTTTACAAATACCATCACA GGCAAAGAGCAGAAAATGGCAGAACAACAGATGAAG ATTACACCATTGTAATTTATCAG CGTATGGAAAAAAAACTTGGGTTTTGTCGAGAGAACCAGTGTGATGCTAACTGCTGGATGACCTACAAAGTGACGTCACAGTTGCACCGCTCCATTTCCACAAACTGCGCTGTGCCGTGTATTCTGAAGTGA
- the LOC137029641 gene encoding leucine-rich repeats and immunoglobulin-like domains protein 2 isoform X1 — protein MLGCYIHVWLFLFAVFAEDVPEVKVETGLYSRVELTGNKLHQDTVDSVQWTKLKLNKTRVCLNFVNNGTSSSKCYSDCCGKTHFYLNNNTLILENVTAQDEGVFKETIVRRNGTKKIQTFKLIIQYPPTATEIVLSWTSSTSVTLKCEVSGSFLHLMWKRERVPILEKHRYSFSERNQTLHISNITSSDYGTYSCVVSNAYDKSEQHIYITDENSTVNQGNGTSGQTQSGQKLLSSGLTLMGVVGLCIMFYGLYKYHHRQRAENGRTTDEGDADYTIVIYQEVPDFQQMTPLPYVYTDFMKLKEPNEVFGYSEVGSTCRVETVVQYCDEEQLS, from the exons ATGCTTGGATGTTACATTCATGTCTGGCTGTTTCTGTTTGCTGTATTTG CTGAAGACGTTCCTGAAGTTAAAGTGGAGACGGGCTTATATAGTCGTGTTGAACTCACTGGAAATAAACTTCATCAAGATACAGTTGATTCAGTGCAATGGAccaaactaaaactaaataaaacacGAGTATGTCTGAACTTTGTAAACAATGGTACCAGTAGTTCCAAATGCTACAGTGACTGCTGTGGAAAGACTCATTTCTATTTGAACAATAACACCCTCATTCTGGAGAACGTGACAGCACAGGATGAAGGAGTCTTCAAGGAAACTATAGTTAGAAGAAACGGAACTAAAAAAATCCAAacctttaaattaattattcaaT ACCCACCAACTGCAACAGAAATAGTGCTCTCATGGACCTCCAGCACATCTGTGACTCTCAAATGTGAAGTGAGCGGGTCATTTCTGCATCTGATGTGGAAGAGAGAAAGAGTCCCCATTCTAGAGAAACACAGATACTCATTCAGTGAGAGGAATCAAACTCTACACATCAGCAACATAACCAGCTCAGATTACGGGACGTACAGCtgtgttgtttcaaatgcataTGACAAATCAGAACAGCACATATATATTACTG ATGAGAACTCAACTGTTAACCAAGGAAATGGTACTAGTGGTCAAACTCAGTCTGGTCAGAAACTGCTTTCAAGTGGACTTACACTCATGGGTGTTGTTGGATTGTGCATCATGTTCTACGGCCTTTACAAATACCATCACA GGCAAAGAGCAGAAAATGGCAGAACAACAGATGAAG GAGATGCAGATTACACCATTGTAATTTATCAG GAAGTGCCTGACTTTCAGCAGATGACTCCTTTGCCATACGTCTACACAGACTTCATGAAGCTGAAAGAGCCCAATGAAGTCTTTGGTTACTCTGAGGTTGGATCCACATGCAGGGTGGAAACAGTTGTTCAGTATTGTGATGAAGAGCAGCTGTCCTGA
- the LOC137029641 gene encoding leucine-rich repeats and immunoglobulin-like domains protein 2 isoform X2, whose product MLGCYIHVWLFLFAVFAEDVPEVKVETGLYSRVELTGNKLHQDTVDSVQWTKLKLNKTRVCLNFVNNGTSSSKCYSDCCGKTHFYLNNNTLILENVTAQDEGVFKETIVRRNGTKKIQTFKLIIQYPPTATEIVLSWTSSTSVTLKCEVSGSFLHLMWKRERVPILEKHRYSFSERNQTLHISNITSSDYGTYSCVVSNAYDKSEQHIYITDENSTVNQGNGTSGQTQSGQKLLSSGLTLMGVVGLCIMFYGLYKYHHRQRAENGRTTDEGDADYTIVIYQRMEKKLGFCRENQCDANCWMTYKVTSQLHRSISTNCAVPCILK is encoded by the exons ATGCTTGGATGTTACATTCATGTCTGGCTGTTTCTGTTTGCTGTATTTG CTGAAGACGTTCCTGAAGTTAAAGTGGAGACGGGCTTATATAGTCGTGTTGAACTCACTGGAAATAAACTTCATCAAGATACAGTTGATTCAGTGCAATGGAccaaactaaaactaaataaaacacGAGTATGTCTGAACTTTGTAAACAATGGTACCAGTAGTTCCAAATGCTACAGTGACTGCTGTGGAAAGACTCATTTCTATTTGAACAATAACACCCTCATTCTGGAGAACGTGACAGCACAGGATGAAGGAGTCTTCAAGGAAACTATAGTTAGAAGAAACGGAACTAAAAAAATCCAAacctttaaattaattattcaaT ACCCACCAACTGCAACAGAAATAGTGCTCTCATGGACCTCCAGCACATCTGTGACTCTCAAATGTGAAGTGAGCGGGTCATTTCTGCATCTGATGTGGAAGAGAGAAAGAGTCCCCATTCTAGAGAAACACAGATACTCATTCAGTGAGAGGAATCAAACTCTACACATCAGCAACATAACCAGCTCAGATTACGGGACGTACAGCtgtgttgtttcaaatgcataTGACAAATCAGAACAGCACATATATATTACTG ATGAGAACTCAACTGTTAACCAAGGAAATGGTACTAGTGGTCAAACTCAGTCTGGTCAGAAACTGCTTTCAAGTGGACTTACACTCATGGGTGTTGTTGGATTGTGCATCATGTTCTACGGCCTTTACAAATACCATCACA GGCAAAGAGCAGAAAATGGCAGAACAACAGATGAAG GAGATGCAGATTACACCATTGTAATTTATCAG CGTATGGAAAAAAAACTTGGGTTTTGTCGAGAGAACCAGTGTGATGCTAACTGCTGGATGACCTACAAAGTGACGTCACAGTTGCACCGCTCCATTTCCACAAACTGCGCTGTGCCGTGTATTCTGAAGTGA